In one window of Schistosoma haematobium chromosome 5, whole genome shotgun sequence DNA:
- a CDS encoding hypothetical protein (EggNog:ENOG4112THK~COG:O) — translation MCQGGDFTNGDGTGGKSIYGNKFKDENFNHKHEAFSLSMANAGPNTNGSQFFITTVPCSWLDGKHVVFGKVISGQDVVKKMESLGSTSGKPSKKIIVEDCGEC, via the coding sequence ATGTGTCAGGGTGGTGACTTCACTAATGGCGATGGCACGGGTGGTAAAAGTATATACGGAAATAAATTCAAAGATGAGAACTTCAATCACAAGCACGAGGCGTTCTCACTTTCTATGGCCAACGCTGGACCAAACACGAACGGTTCTCAATTCTTCATCACTACTGTCCCATGTTCATGGCTCGATGGCAAACATGTCGTCTTCGGTAAAGTCATCAGTGGTCAAGACGTGGTCAAGAAAATGGAGAGTTTAGGTTCCACAAGTGGAAAGCCGTCCAAAAAAATCATAGTTGAAGATTGTGGAGAATGTTAA